ACACGCATTTCTCAGCAAGACTCGCAATATCTAAAGTTGTTATTTTGCCCGACTTTGTATTCTTAATTGTAAGTACAGGGATACCTCTGTCTCCATTGTGACTATACAAAACGTTTTCACCGTCAGGACTGAGTGTAGCAGCAAGTCCTTTTAGCTGCTGGAGAACTAACGTTTTTACGCCTGTAGATGTATTTATTACGTAAGCTGAACCCGGTAAGTCTGATGAGGCTTTTTGTGATACCAGTAATACATCATTTTGCCAATCCATATTCCATCCTTGTAGAATTGATGCTGAAACCTCTTCTTCTCCAGAACCGTTCGGGTTTGCAAGGTAGAGTATACTTCCCTGTAAGGTTTGTTGTAAGAAGCTGATTTGGTTTCCGCTAGAATTGGTGGTTATCTCAGAGATCTGTGTCGGAAGAGATGAGCTCTGCGTTTCAGTACCTTTTAAATCACTATAGATTGTAACTAACGAACCGTCCTCGCCAATATACCTACGTAAAACACCATCCCCGTCATTGGTAAACAAGGCTTCTTGTACCTGTGGAACGGTTGTTTGGTCAAGACGTGTCGTCGTGCCATCAGGGAGATCTTTTTCAAACACATGACCAGTAGCTTTGTCTACGAATCGTATTGCATTAGAACGCTTTTTTATAAAACCTGCTGTTGGAAGATTGTAAAGCTGACGTAATCGTGGTTTCGCGACAATTGATTCATCAGAGGTGCCATCCACATTCGTATTATTGTTTATTACGTCCCCGAACGTTCCGCCAAACAAACCGCCTCCCCCACCACCCCTACTTGAGGTATTAAGTGCTGAATCAAAATAACCTAAATCCTCAGTCTCTTGCTGCAATCGTTGCTGTTGTTGTCCTATAAAAACAGCCCACGCTAAAAGCACAACTATAAGAATTATAATAAGGACTGATATACCGATGTAGAGTTGTTTCTTTTTCATATATTAAAATCCAAATAGCGAATTACGTGCACTTCCTTCGAATACTATATTAAAGGTACTTTTTGCGACTTGCAGAAGATGTGTGAGGTGATCAATTGTTACGTCTACAGAGGTAGCCGCATCCTCATCTCCAGATAGTTGAATGGTCAAAACAGAAGGTGCGTCTTGAACACCAAAAACTTTAGTACCGTTGATGTTCCAGGAGTACAAAAGATTTTCGTCGTTCTCATTACGTGCGTCCATAAAGTAAGGAATTGCCTGCACTTCAATCTGTGAAGATTCTGCAAAAATATGATTGCCATCTATAGCTGCATGATATTGAACGCCCGTTAGGGGGTTTTTTTCATACAGAATAACTTGAGGATCCTGTGTTTTTATACGTGTCGCAGATTGTGCACGCTGTATTCCATCAGGGGTTGCTACTTCAATGGCTAGAATATAGTCTCCAAAAAACTTAGGACCTTCTGTTAGTAAGGTGTTGGCACCAATGCCAGAGAGACTACCTAATACTGTCCCATTTTTACTCCATGTATAAATAAGTTCTGAGGCATTATATGTTTCCCCTTTTTCATTTCTAAATGTTGCCAATGCTTCTGCTCGTATAGAACTTCCTGACGAATACAATGCTCTACCGTTGTAAAATGGTGGAACATACGTATCTCCTTCCCAGAAAAGAGTGACTTCTGCTGGTGTTATTAATACAGATTTAGTAAAAACAGCCCCAGTAGCTGTTTTTACGAGTACGCTTACTTGTTGGGAAGAACCCACATTACCTGTTGTAAACGTAAAATCTATCCCACCTGGTTTTTGTTGCTGCACTTCGTTGTCTAATAGCCACACAATAGTAGCTGTACGAACATTCTCGTTTGACGATGAGACGGTTGCAGTCACTTCTTGGTTCGATTGAGGTAATTCTGGCGATAAGCTAATTGAAATTTCTATTCCAGCTAAAGAGTCTATGGTTTGGGCGTAGGTAAAATTCTGAAAAGAAAGGAGCAAACTGAAAAGCAATCCTGTGTAAAGGAAAAAACGCATACGTACATTATATAGTGGTTTACGTAAATCAGCAGAAATATATCGTGATAAGTGTGGGTTTTCTGTGAATGCTATATTGTTGGCGATGATGTTTTTGTATAATCTTCCTCTTCCTTTTCTTTAATTTTTTTTAAGATCTTCCTTCTTAACTTGCTGAATAATAACCCAAGTACCTACCGCCCAAGACGGTATGAAATTAATTAGTGGAAGCATTTCAGCTATTGTAATAGACATGTTTACTATGAAGCGATTTGGTTTATCGGCGAAACCAACACCTAAAAGTCTAAACCAAATCCAGAAGATGATTCTGGCAAGAATTGTAAGAAAGCTCGCTAAAAAAGGTCCTACGATTGGAATAAAAGTTAACAATCCTTGCAAGAAATCTGTAAAAATGGCTGCCCCCATGAGTGCCCACGTGTGGAAACCGTTAATTCTTCTTATATTCTCATCCATAGAGTGTTTTATTTCAATTCTTGTATGTCAGCTGGTTGTGGCGATGTAGGAGTTGCGGGTGTTTCGGATAGTTCTTGCTTTGCTTTTTTAATAGCAAGTATTTGCGATGGATCGGATGTGATAATTTGATCTTCCGTGTAGCTCGCGATAACTTTTATAGCAACGTGTTTTAGTCCAGCAAAAAAGATACCCTCCCCTACATCTGATTCAAGTAATAAGTATTTCTCTTCATCTGAAAGTTTGAATGTTTCTTGAATAAGATCGATTGATGTTGGTGACTGACGAAGCAAAATCTGAATAGACGAGTTAGTGATCATAGCTTTTCCATACGTGCTGCTTAAAAAGTCAGCGACATCTTGTGTAATTGTTGCAAGTCCAAGGTAATATTTACGCCCACGTTTTGCGATTCCAAACAAGAAAGACGCTGTATCTTCTGATTTCATCATCCACCACGCTTCATCGATAATAAGAAGCCGCTTTCGAAGCTCCTTTCGTACCATATTCCAGATATAATGCGTCACTAGATACATTGCAACTGGCTTGAGTTCGTCTTCCATGTCTCGAACGCTAAACACAACAAAGCGTTTGTTCATGTCGATGTTCGTGGGGCGGTTTATGAATCCAGCCCAAGTACCACGAGTATACTTTGAAAGGCGTTGCACAAGAGACTCAGAACCCTCTAATCCAGAGAGTACTAATTCGAAGTCTGAAAGTAGTGGTGGTTCTAAATTAGCAAAATCAGAGTTCGGTGTAATGTCTTTCAGTGCATACGTTTCAGTAATTGCCCTATCTATGATTGCATCTTCTTCGGGTGTAAGGCCACCAAACATAATACGAAAGAGGCCCACCAATGTAATGATGTTGTTTCGAAGAATATCAGCCGGACTCTCATCTTCGCGAGGTGTGGGAAGATCAAATGGATTTATATGGTGTTGTGAAGAAAGTGAT
This genomic stretch from Candidatus Kaiserbacteria bacterium harbors:
- a CDS encoding DUF87 domain-containing protein, coding for MAFFDFLGKQNKKGQDIVPILPEEIYKHGVLELQDVIAPSALQITPRELNLGEKVARTFFVISYPRFLSTGWFSPIINLDKVFDVSIFVHPMETTAVLRKFQKKVAEVESQISIRQQKGLVRDPVLDTAYSDLEYLRDQLQQAQEKMFKIGLYITIYGDTRDEIDKTESEIRSILESRLVYLKPALFQQEPGFKSVLPIAEDALSVHSNLNSSPLSSIFPFVSFDLTSDRGILYGINRHNSSLVLFDRFSLENYNSVVFAKSGAGKSYMTKLEIVRSLMFDADVIVIDPEREYEYLAETTGGRHFNISLSSQHHINPFDLPTPREDESPADILRNNIITLVGLFRIMFGGLTPEEDAIIDRAITETYALKDITPNSDFANLEPPLLSDFELVLSGLEGSESLVQRLSKYTRGTWAGFINRPTNIDMNKRFVVFSVRDMEDELKPVAMYLVTHYIWNMVRKELRKRLLIIDEAWWMMKSEDTASFLFGIAKRGRKYYLGLATITQDVADFLSSTYGKAMITNSSIQILLRQSPTSIDLIQETFKLSDEEKYLLLESDVGEGIFFAGLKHVAIKVIASYTEDQIITSDPSQILAIKKAKQELSETPATPTSPQPADIQELK